The following nucleotide sequence is from bacterium.
TCAAAGAAAATAAAGAGCTTTGAAGATCTTATCGTTTGGCAAAAAGCAGGACAATTGGCTGTTTCGATCCACCAGTTGATTCGAACCGGTGAAATGACAAGAGACCTGAACTTCCGGGATCAGATAGGAAGGGCCTCGATTTCAGTGATGTCCAACGTTGCGGAGGGTTTCGAGAGGTTTAACCCGAAAGAGTTCAGGAGTTTCCTGTCCATTGCACGAGGATCAGTAGCTGAAGTGCGTTCCTTACTACATCTTGCTCGGAACCTGTCCTATATCCCTGAAGAAAAGGCTGATGAGCTAATCAAGTTAAGTGGTGAAATCAGCAGGATGCTCGCCGGATTAAAGCAGGCAGTCGAGAAAAAGATCTCCTAGGATTTCTTCTCCTGTGTCTGAGTCTGGGTCTGAGACTCGCTCCCAGTCCCGGCCGCAGTCCCCTTCCCCCCGCAATCGACGCATGGCCACAGGTTGCATCCCCGGGCCTGGAAGCCGGATCCGTGACAGGTGGGGCACGGTCTGGTGTCGCTGTTCTGATCTTCGGCCATGGGAGGATAATATCGCTGCGGAGGGATGGGGGCAAGGGGGGAAGGGCAGGGAGGAGGGAGGAGGCAGGAGGGAGAGAGCTATATGCGTAAAGCGTGTGGGCGTCAGATCTTTCGCACGTACGCACGTACGCTTCACTCATTCACGGTTCGTCCCCACTTGACAAAACTGCCTTTTCTGCTAAAAATATTGGCTGGAGCTTTCAACCAAGGGAGGTACCCATGCCCGAGACCCTGGAGCTTAACCCCGCCGAACTTCTCGGCCTGGCCATGTGTGTTCTGGTCCTGATCTACCTGCTGGTCAACTGGCGCATCCTTGCCGGAGGCCGTTACGCCCCTGTCCTTTACGCGTTTCTCTGCGTCCTGGGCGCTTTCGTAAGCACAACCCTGGAGGAATTCTTCCTCGGGGACCTGTTCAACATCATCGAGCATTCCCTTATGGCTTCCGGAGCGATCCTCGTCACAGTAGGATGCCGCCGGGCCCTGGACGTTGAACCAATGGATGACTGGACGGCATGAACCTCATCAGCTTCCTGGACATCATTGGCGCCGCCTCCCTTGCCTACGCCATGTGGACCATCCTCCAGCCGGAGGTCCGTAAACAGAAGGTTTTCCACTCCCTGTTCCTGCTGGTGCTCCTCTACATCATGAACGCGATACCCAACGCCGTGGAATGGATGGGGTTCGAAGATGTCGTTGAACCTTTCGAGGAGTACATCCAGATCCTCATTCCCATGGCGTTCTTCCTCTTCTTCTCCTACGTGAGCCAATCCGAGAACGAGAAGATCCTGGGCTCGAGGAACCGGGTCCTCATGGCTATCCACGCCATCACCCAGAAGCTCCAGATCAGCGGTGAACCGGAGGGGCTCTGGAAAGATCTCCTCGTCCGGGTCATCAACGTCATGGGTTTTGACGGGGGGTTTATCAATTTTCCGGAGGACCGGAAACTGGTCAACGTCCGCATGGAGTGGGAAGGATGGAATGTCTTCTCGGATCAGCTCCAGCTCCTGGATGTGGAGGATACGATCCTCAGCGAGGTGCTCATGACCGGTGAGCCCGTGGTGGTGGATCGCGTTCGCAACATGCCGGACTCTTTCTGCCAGGCCCTCAGTATCAGCGGTGTCAGTTCGGCAGCCCTTTTCCCCGTCTACTCGGAAGACAGGATCCTGGGGGTCATGGGCGTCGTTTCCCGTACCCAGTACAGCTTTACCCCCGAAGAAGTAGACCTTTTCACCATGCTCGGCCACCATTTCGGGGTGATCATATACAGCAGCCTCCTTATTGCCGACACGAGAGAGAAGGTCGAGGAACTGCGGCGGTCGCTGGGTGCAAGACGCCACTTCCTGACTCTCATCTCGGATGACCTGAGAGACCCTCTCCTCAGGATCCGCACGGTGATCCAGAGGCTCTATGACGATGTCGACCCGGATATGGATTCCGATAAGGCGAGGATGCTTGATGAGGCCGACGTGGACTCCTTCAAGCTTGAGCGGCTTATTGAAGATGTCAAGGAGCTGTCGATCCTGGACTCGGGGGAGCGGGAACCCGTATTCCTGCCCGTGGACATCATGAAGGAAATTGAACGGGTCGCCAACGAACTGCAGCTGCGGGCCGGGAACAAGGGTCTGGAACTGCGCGTCGATTACCTGGAAAACCTCTCTCCGGTTGAGGCCGACCGCGACCTGATCCACAGCGCTCTGCGGCACCTGCTCACCAACGCCATCAAATACACCCCCTCCGGTGGAACGATCATTCTCAGTGCTGAAGAGACCGCGGACACGCTCATCGTCAGGGTGGCGGACACCGGGATCGGCATCGATGAGGAAGACGCCGAAAAGATCTTCGACATGTTTTACCGGACCTCCGTGGCC
It contains:
- a CDS encoding GAF domain-containing sensor histidine kinase, producing MNLISFLDIIGAASLAYAMWTILQPEVRKQKVFHSLFLLVLLYIMNAIPNAVEWMGFEDVVEPFEEYIQILIPMAFFLFFSYVSQSENEKILGSRNRVLMAIHAITQKLQISGEPEGLWKDLLVRVINVMGFDGGFINFPEDRKLVNVRMEWEGWNVFSDQLQLLDVEDTILSEVLMTGEPVVVDRVRNMPDSFCQALSISGVSSAALFPVYSEDRILGVMGVVSRTQYSFTPEEVDLFTMLGHHFGVIIYSSLLIADTREKVEELRRSLGARRHFLTLISDDLRDPLLRIRTVIQRLYDDVDPDMDSDKARMLDEADVDSFKLERLIEDVKELSILDSGEREPVFLPVDIMKEIERVANELQLRAGNKGLELRVDYLENLSPVEADRDLIHSALRHLLTNAIKYTPSGGTIILSAEETADTLIVRVADTGIGIDEEDAEKIFDMFYRTSVARGAEKTGTGLGLSIVRRIIRLHGGEVSFEGRPEVGTIFTVYLPRLQMEEEP
- a CDS encoding four helix bundle protein, with amino-acid sequence MTDSKKIKSFEDLIVWQKAGQLAVSIHQLIRTGEMTRDLNFRDQIGRASISVMSNVAEGFERFNPKEFRSFLSIARGSVAEVRSLLHLARNLSYIPEEKADELIKLSGEISRMLAGLKQAVEKKIS